A stretch of the uncultured Trichococcus sp. genome encodes the following:
- a CDS encoding AI-2E family transporter: MEKLRKTNLLYWSVWLLVMACLVWVSTKIGFIFYPIGTFISTIFTPVLVAGFLYYIFTPFIEMLEHRLNVKRPIGILIVMILLLGIIIFSFLGLIPKLVSQIGELLTNLPGVIRSLNKLYQQVIEQEWVERLDIPTQLSQLSGNVQSSISAFLNGLTGSIGSVLSAVANVALLVVIIPLIFFYMLKDGHKFPEAVAQLLPQEYSTDVLALLKEINKTIAKYISGQALVCLFVGTFTFIGYLLIGLPYAFLLGVTAAITNIIPYIGPYIGLIPAAIIGLTVSPSKALLVCVVVLVVQQVESNIISPNVLGKTLDMHPLTILFLLLAVGKISGVLGMILAIPAYAVLKTIVQYVHGYVRNRKKKVLYKE; encoded by the coding sequence ATGGAGAAGTTAAGGAAAACGAATCTGCTCTACTGGAGTGTTTGGCTTTTGGTGATGGCGTGCTTGGTTTGGGTGTCCACCAAAATCGGTTTTATTTTTTATCCGATCGGTACCTTCATCTCGACTATTTTTACACCAGTACTTGTGGCAGGGTTTCTGTATTATATTTTCACGCCGTTCATCGAAATGCTCGAGCATAGGCTCAACGTCAAACGACCGATAGGCATCCTCATAGTGATGATACTTCTGCTCGGAATCATCATTTTTTCATTTCTGGGGCTCATTCCGAAACTCGTAAGCCAAATCGGCGAGCTGTTGACGAATTTGCCGGGCGTCATCCGCTCCTTGAATAAGCTCTATCAACAAGTGATTGAACAGGAATGGGTGGAACGTCTGGATATTCCGACCCAATTGTCCCAATTGAGCGGAAATGTCCAAAGCAGCATCAGTGCCTTCCTGAATGGCTTGACGGGCAGCATCGGTTCCGTTCTGTCGGCTGTAGCGAACGTAGCCTTGCTCGTCGTCATCATTCCGCTGATTTTTTTCTACATGCTGAAGGATGGTCATAAGTTTCCTGAAGCGGTCGCCCAATTGCTGCCGCAAGAATATTCTACGGACGTGCTTGCGCTGCTGAAGGAAATCAACAAAACAATCGCCAAGTACATAAGTGGGCAGGCACTCGTCTGTTTGTTCGTAGGGACATTCACTTTTATCGGGTATCTACTGATCGGACTGCCTTATGCCTTCTTGCTTGGAGTCACGGCAGCCATCACGAACATCATTCCTTATATTGGGCCATACATCGGCTTAATTCCGGCCGCGATAATCGGATTGACGGTTTCTCCTTCAAAGGCATTGCTGGTGTGTGTCGTCGTGTTGGTGGTACAGCAAGTGGAATCGAACATCATTTCACCAAACGTCTTGGGCAAAACGTTGGATATGCATCCGTTGACGATTCTGTTTCTGCTGTTGGCTGTAGGCAAAATTTCCGGTGTTCTGGGAATGATATTGGCGATCCCTGCGTATGCAGTCCTGAAAACCATCGTTCAATATGTCCACGGTTACGTTAGAAACAGGAAGAAAAAAGTGTTATACAAGGAGTAA
- a CDS encoding M42 family metallopeptidase has protein sequence MLDIIGTVQQLTNIPSPTGYTAEIIGFLDENLKKKGYQPKRNHKGSLMVTVKGIEDQSRRFVTAHIDTLGAMVRAIKPDGRLKIDLIGGFTYHSIDGEYCTVHSAATGKNWTGTILLHQTSVHVYKDARTAERSQDNMEIRLDAEVHNAKDVSSLGIGVGDFISFAPRTEITPSGHIKSRHLDDKASAAILLQFLHRIADENLMLPYTTCFFFSNNEEIGYGGNSNMPPRTVEYLAVDMGAMGDDQQTDEYTVSICVKDGSGPYHFGLRQQLVGLCESKEIPYKLDIYPFYGSDASAAMKAGWDVRHALIGPGIDASHAYERTHRKSLDACAKLLEAYLTAPMIGDQTPKRGY, from the coding sequence ATGCTTGACATAATTGGAACAGTCCAACAACTGACAAATATCCCGTCGCCGACAGGCTATACCGCGGAAATCATCGGATTTTTGGATGAAAACCTGAAAAAGAAGGGGTATCAACCTAAACGTAACCATAAAGGGAGCCTTATGGTTACGGTGAAAGGGATCGAAGACCAAAGCAGGCGTTTTGTGACGGCACATATCGATACGCTGGGGGCAATGGTGCGCGCAATCAAACCAGATGGACGTTTGAAAATCGATCTGATCGGTGGCTTCACTTACCATTCGATTGATGGTGAATACTGTACGGTCCATAGCGCTGCCACCGGGAAAAATTGGACGGGTACGATATTGCTGCATCAAACGAGCGTCCATGTCTATAAAGACGCACGCACAGCCGAACGCAGCCAAGACAATATGGAGATACGTCTGGATGCGGAAGTGCACAATGCCAAGGATGTCTCTTCGCTTGGCATAGGGGTAGGGGATTTCATCAGCTTTGCGCCTCGAACAGAGATTACCCCGTCTGGTCACATCAAATCAAGACATCTGGACGATAAAGCCAGCGCGGCTATACTGCTGCAGTTCCTGCACCGAATCGCGGACGAAAACTTGATGCTTCCTTATACGACCTGTTTTTTCTTTTCCAATAACGAGGAAATCGGTTATGGCGGTAACTCGAATATGCCGCCGCGCACGGTGGAATATTTGGCTGTCGATATGGGCGCGATGGGCGACGATCAGCAGACTGACGAGTATACCGTGTCCATCTGCGTGAAGGATGGATCGGGTCCTTATCACTTCGGACTGCGGCAACAATTGGTCGGGTTATGCGAATCGAAGGAGATTCCATACAAGTTGGATATCTACCCTTTCTACGGCAGTGATGCTTCTGCGGCCATGAAAGCGGGTTGGGACGTGCGTCATGCTTTGATCGGACCGGGAATTGATGCAAGCCATGCCTACGAGCGGACCCACCGGAAGTCCTTGGATGCCTGCGCCAAGTTGTTGGAAGCGTATTTGACTGCTCCAATGATCGGCGATCAGACTCCAAAAAGGGGATATTAA
- a CDS encoding GNAT family N-acetyltransferase, with translation MLHFEWTQNLKSKTYKDALDIRKEVFVEEQQVPVSIEIDDLEDKTLHLVGYEGSTPVATARIYPMEDGKYKVQRVAIRKTVREKKYGSTLMQEIERHVRELGGKRLFLGAQNHAIGFYEKVGYTICGEEYEEAGILHHDMDKMIE, from the coding sequence TTGTTGCATTTTGAATGGACACAAAATCTAAAATCCAAAACCTACAAGGATGCCTTGGACATCCGTAAAGAAGTATTCGTGGAGGAACAGCAGGTGCCGGTTTCGATAGAAATCGACGATTTGGAAGACAAAACCTTGCATCTCGTCGGTTATGAAGGATCCACTCCTGTTGCCACCGCCCGCATTTACCCGATGGAGGACGGCAAATACAAAGTGCAGCGTGTCGCCATCCGCAAAACAGTAAGGGAAAAGAAATACGGCAGCACCCTGATGCAGGAAATCGAAAGGCACGTCCGTGAGCTTGGCGGCAAGCGCCTGTTCCTCGGAGCCCAGAACCACGCCATCGGTTTTTACGAAAAAGTCGGCTACACCATCTGCGGCGAAGAATACGAAGAAGCCGGCATCCTGCATCATGACATGGACAAAATGATAGAGTAG